One Clarias gariepinus isolate MV-2021 ecotype Netherlands chromosome 18, CGAR_prim_01v2, whole genome shotgun sequence genomic window carries:
- the LOC128506552 gene encoding zinc finger protein Gfi-1b-like, which translates to MPRSFLVKKRRRGSSRSSLPTDCMPCLGVTGCTGTGNREELEPNVEALTIQPVKMYRNWTTGIRGFNEFPSPIPWHHIQSSNTEDKQVVGNALKSSSKDRDYSAISSSEIHCQLCDKNFFSFSDLEAHRYKCCEGHKPSADRINSSEAVALHRTKERTFECKVCGKLFKRSSTLSTHLLIHSNTRPYPCQYCGKRFHQKSDMKKHTFIHTGEKPHVCRVCGKAFSQSSNLITHSRKHYRPFS; encoded by the exons ATGCCTCGTTCATTCCTAGTGAAAAAGCGTAGAAGGGGAAGCTCTCGATCCTCCCTTCCCACAGACTGTATGCCGTGTCTGGGAGTAACTGGCTGCACAGGAACAGGAAACCGAGAAGAGCTAGAGCCAAATGTCGAGGCTTTGACCATTCAACCGGTGAAGATGTATCGCAACTGGACAACAG GAATTAGAGGATTTAATGAATTCCCTTCACCGATTCCCTGGCATCACATTCAATCCAGCAACACAGAGGACAAACAGGTTGTAGGAAATGCGTTAAAGTCCAGCAGCAAAGATCGAGATTATTCAGCAATCAGCTCTTCTGAGAtacactgtcagttatgtgacAAG aactttttttccttttctgatTTGGAGGCCCATCGTTACAAGTGTTGTGAAGGTCACAAGCCATCAGCGGACCGGATTAACAGCAGCGAAGCCGTGGCACTGCACAGAACAAAG GAGCGAACGTtcgagtgtaaagtgtgtgggaagctgttcaAACGCTCGTCCACTCTCTCCACACACCTGCTGATCCACTCGAACACAAGGCCGTACCCGTGCCAGTACTGCGGCAAGAGATTCCACCAGAAATCAGACATGAAGAAACACACCTTTATTCATACGG gAGAGAAGCCACATGTGTGCAGGGTGTGTGGAAAAGCCTTCAGCCAGAGCTCTAATCTAATCACACACAGCAGAAAGCACTACAGACCTTTCAGCTGA
- the LOC128506549 gene encoding uncharacterized protein LOC128506549 isoform X2 → MSCRLQSRITTILLLAATFPLCVTTYGSGFERTHSVQVRHSILEEPKNSDQRKFFSTFHQSNSTYNFQSDSPGFEAVQGKVNLASSHNTQEWLQMRPLVRCSPAAIILTAKGWNYIHLLVDRVGSSPVSILHLPSHCGYNVKATLRELVLVAPYDGCYVLRQNGSYVLPMRWWGMPLSISCPMAHDADSALAPAPPSGFCSYWGIMLKIEGSQRGVGKYSIKVNKKWVPLVSNTCAYRMDSAPEDLILFIPFPAQCTKDGGSTLNILLDGSMYTLSCQAHHYFPHYPQYKTSAQFSQPLHPLHTQSISHDPTLIKPEIPKPQLVPEITSIKKTQQQILFPSKQKNPGGSTGITIQHPQQLSLPSDDISPVPAVQSSEIPQKTSTEMNIPPFQPSFGHLQLSMPIVYPPYQYIPHPIYPYYNSQKPMPPKSHLTVHESAPQQDPKPQTVTNYVPQTGLWTLMHQPPQMPQLPYLPQVPHLPQPPQVPHLPQPPQVPHLPQHHRFPVVANYSSHLTPVLSCKGKQLRAFLPSAKINSIKVKDVKRKDWALVSSAPAHCGYSLHHESGGVVVSSPLPACHSYTVSPSVLSLSLKFWDPVRSRHHTVRLQCHYTSPSPTLEESSATAASLIPKPISTRFQTLKPEIRPFPSPYLPPSLSDSYFKPSNQPSIFTSLYPPKPSAMAFQQSKTTKAPKRTWPSQSTPQASQMHQPQVLCHSKDMSVILPPGPLTDLTVQSPTFGRNGSIKAVLLDEAPHHCGYLIKKKPNGGINILLPYTSCHMAHQDGQYRIILKYQTADGRRVEAILSCQVPMSYECNLPFEQQLACGTGSVSADDCHGMGCCYCPVTRACYYPMDECTADGHFVFSIPASLTEPPLSPALLVAGGNISCTPQRVVADFALFKIPLDGCGTRKYEVGNTVIYMLEILNTLHSVTQNYGTITRDSPFRLLVECRYMPGTVASVGYLVKSPSLGPSIQAQGVFGVQLRIAKDQQYSSYYPQYHRPLRTLLGKPLYLEVRLLNPLDPSAVLLVHYCVAYPRSANSAWVLIYDGCPNPLDIAPSHEPPPTPPHELAKHVRRFTVSTFQFLENSRKETAPAVVKEEEIYFMCATEVCLPSEGPCVEGCINHSPAVNP, encoded by the exons ATGTCTTGTCGACTACAGTCAAGAATTACAACAATCCTCCTTTTAGCAGCGACATTCCCTCTCTGTGTAACAACCTATGGCTCGGGTTTCGAGCGAACTCATAGCGTACAG gtcAGACATTCAATCCTGGAGGAACCCAAGAACTCAGACCAAAGAAAGTTCTTCTCAACCTTCCATCAGTCCAACAGCACCTACAACTTTCAATCCGACTCTCCAG GATTTGAAGCAGTTCAAGGAAAAGTAAATCTTGCTTCCAGTCATAATACTCAAGAATGGTTACAGATGAGACCCCTGGTGAGATGTTCCCCAGCTGCTATAATCCTAACAGCCAAAGGATGGAACTACATCCACCTTCTCGTGGACCGAG TGGGTTCTTCCCCTGTGTCGATACTTCACCTGCCTTCTCACTGTGGATACAATGTGAAGGCGACACTGAGAGAGCTAGTCCTCGTAGCTCCATATGATGGGTGCTATGTCTTGCGGCAG AATGGAAGCTATGTTTTACCAATGCGATGGTGGGGAATGCCCTTGAGCATTTCCTGTCCCATGGCGCATGATGCTGATTCTGCTCTTGCTCCTGCTCCTCCTTCTGGCTTTTGCTCATACTGGGGAATAATGTTAAAGATAGAGGGGTCTCAAAGAGGTGTAGGAAAGTACAGCATTAAAG TCAATAAGAAGTGGGTGCCACTTGTATCCAACACTTGTGCATATCGCATGGACTCTGCACCCGAAGACCTGATCCTCTTTATTCCTTTTCCAGCGCAGTGTACCAAG GATGGAGGCAGCACTTTGAATATCCTCTTGGATGGGAGCATGTATACTCTCTCTTGCCAGGCTCATCACTATTTTCCCCATTACCCTCAATATAAGACCTCTGCACAATTCTCTCAACCACTTCATCCATTGCACACTCAGTCAATCTCACATGACCCTACTCTAATCAAACCAGAGATACCGAAACCACAATTAGTCCCTGAAATAAcgtccataaaaaaaacacagcaacagaTATTGTTTCCGTCTAAGCAAAAAAACCCAGGTGGTTCCACAGGAATAACCATACAGCATCCTCAGCAGCTCTCTTTACCATCTGATGACATTTCACCCGTCCCTGCTGTACAATCTTCTGAAATTCCCCAAAAAACAAGTACAGAAATGAATATCCCACCATTTCAACCTTCATTTGGTCATTTGCAACTGAGCATGCCTATAGTGTATCCCCCTTATCAATATATTCCTCATCCCATATACCCTTATTACAACTCACAGAAACCCATGCCACCCAAATCACATCTAACTGTACATGAGTCAGCGCCACAACAAGACCCGAAGCCTCAGACAGTTACAAATTACGTACCTCAGACAGGACTGTGGACTCTGATGCACCAACCTCCTCAGATGCCTCAGTTGCCTTACCTTCCTCAGGTGCCCCATCTGCCTCAACCTCCTCAGGTGCCCCATCTGCCTCAACCTCCTCAGGTGCCCCATCTGCCTCAGCACCATAGATTTCCAGTAGTGGCAAATTATTCCTCTCATCTGACTCCAGTGCTCAGCTGCAAAGGGAAGCAGTTGAGGGCATTCTTGCCCTCTGCAAAAATAAACTCCATTAAAGTCAAAG ATGTAAAGAGGAAGGATTGGGCGCTGGTGTCATCTGCACCAGCACATTGTGGGTACTCATTGCATCATGAAAGCGGGGGTGTGGTTGTATCTTCCCCACTTCCTGCCTGTCACTCATATACTGTG TCCCCCTCggtactctctctttctctgaagTTTTGGGATCCTGTGAGGTCCCGACACCATACTGTACGACTCCAGTGTCATTACACTTCACCTTCTCCTACTTTAGAAGAGTCGTCTGCAACAGCAGCCAGCCTCATTCCCAAACCCATTTCCACACGTTTTCAAACACTTAAGCCTGAGATCCGACCCTTCCCATCCCCGTACCTTCCTCCAAGCCTCTCTGACTCATACTTCAAACCATCAAACCAACCATCAATTTTCACATCTTTGTACCCCCCCAAACCATCAGCCATGGCTTTCCAGCAGTCCAAAACCACAAAGGCACCTAAGCGCACATGGCCATCACAAAGCACACCCCAAGCTTCTCAGATGCATCAACCACAAGTTTTATGCCACTCAAAAGATATGAGCGTCATTTTACCTCCTGGACCACTCACAGACCTGACAGTTCAAT ctCCCACTTTTGGCCGTAATGGGAGTATAAAGGCTGTGCTATTAGATGAAGCCCCACATCACTGTGGATACTtgataaaaaagaaaccaaatGGCGGTATTAATATTCTCCTGCCCTATACATCCTGTCATATGGCTCATCAG GATGGACAGTACAGAATTATATTGAAGTATCAGACAGCGGACGGTCGTAGAGTTGAGGCCATCCTGTCGTGCCAGGTTCCCATGAGCTATG AATGCAATCTGCCATTTGAACAGCAGTTAGCTTGTGGGACAGGCTCTGTATCGGCAGACGATTGCCATGGGATGGGTTGCTGTTACTGCCCGGTTACTCGGGCCTGCTACTACCCGATGGATG AATGCACAGCTGATGGTCATTTTGTCTTCTCCATCCCTGCATCGCTCACAGAGCCACCCCTTTCACCCGCCCTCTTGGTTGCAGGTGGCAACATTTCCTGCACTCCTCAAAGGGTGGTGGCAGATTTTGCCCTCTTTAAGATCCCATTGGATGGCTGTGGCACTCGCAAATAT gaGGTGGGTAACACTGTGATCTATATGTTGGAGATCTTAAACACTTTGCATTCGGTCACTCAAAACTACGGAACCATAACTAGAGATTCACCATTCAG GTTGCTGGTTGAGTGCCGGTATATGCCTGGTACCGTGGCGAGCGTGGGTTACTTGGTTAAAAGCCCATCTCTCGGCCCATCCATTCAGGCCCAGGGAGTGTTTGGGGTTCAGCTCAGGATTGCAAAAG ACCAGCAGTATAGCAGCTACTACCCTCAATACCACCGGCCGCTTCGCACCCTACTTGGGAAACCTCTTTACCTGGAAGTGCGTCTGCTGAACCCTTTAGATCCCAGCGCCGTGCTGTTGGTGCATTACTGTGTTGCGTACCCTCGCTCTGCAAATTCGGCATGGGTCCTCATCTATGATGG TTGCCCAAACCCACTTGATATCGCACCATCCCATGAGCCCCCTCCCACTCCTCCACATGAACTGGCCAAGCATGTGAGAAGATTCACTGTGAGTACTTTCCAGTTCCTGGAAAACTCTAGGAAGGAAACGGCACCAGCTGTGGTAAAGGAGGAAGAG ATCTATTTCATGTGTGCCACTGAGGTGTGTTTACCCTCTGAAGGTCCATGTGTAGAAGGCTGTATTAACC ATTCCCCAGCAGTGAATCCCTGA
- the LOC128506549 gene encoding uncharacterized protein LOC128506549 isoform X1 yields the protein MSCRLQSRITTILLLAATFPLCVTTYGSGFERTHSVQVRHSILEEPKNSDQRKFFSTFHQSNSTYNFQSDSPGFEAVQGKVNLASSHNTQEWLQMRPLVRCSPAAIILTAKGWNYIHLLVDRVGSSPVSILHLPSHCGYNVKATLRELVLVAPYDGCYVLRQNGSYVLPMRWWGMPLSISCPMAHDADSALAPAPPSGFCSYWGIMLKIEGSQRGVGKYSIKVNKKWVPLVSNTCAYRMDSAPEDLILFIPFPAQCTKDGGSTLNILLDGSMYTLSCQAHHYFPHYPQYKTSAQFSQPLHPLHTQSISHDPTLIKPEIPKPQLVPEITSIKKTQQQILFPSKQKNPGGSTGITIQHPQQLSLPSDDISPVPAVQSSEIPQKTSTEMNIPPFQPSFGHLQLSMPIVYPPYQYIPHPIYPYYNSQKPMPPKSHLTVHESAPQQDPKPQTVTNYVPQTGLWTLMHQPPQMPQLPYLPQVPHLPQPPQVPHLPQPPQVPHLPQHHRFPVVANYSSHLTPVLSCKGKQLRAFLPSAKINSIKVKDVKRKDWALVSSAPAHCGYSLHHESGGVVVSSPLPACHSYTVSPSVLSLSLKFWDPVRSRHHTVRLQCHYTSPSPTLEESSATAASLIPKPISTRFQTLKPEIRPFPSPYLPPSLSDSYFKPSNQPSIFTSLYPPKPSAMAFQQSKTTKAPKRTWPSQSTPQASQMHQPQVLCHSKDMSVILPPGPLTDLTVQSPTFGRNGSIKAVLLDEAPHHCGYLIKKKPNGGINILLPYTSCHMAHQDGQYRIILKYQTADGRRVEAILSCQVPMSYECNLPFEQQLACGTGSVSADDCHGMGCCYCPVTRACYYPMDECTADGHFVFSIPASLTEPPLSPALLVAGGNISCTPQRVVADFALFKIPLDGCGTRKYEVGNTVIYMLEILNTLHSVTQNYGTITRDSPFRLLVECRYMPGTVASVGYLVKSPSLGPSIQAQGVFGVQLRIAKDQQYSSYYPQYHRPLRTLLGKPLYLEVRLLNPLDPSAVLLVHYCVAYPRSANSAWVLIYDGCPNPLDIAPSHEPPPTPPHELAKHVRRFTVSTFQFLENSRKETAPAVVKEEEIYFMCATEVCLPSEGPCVEGCINRAVDSPAVNP from the exons ATGTCTTGTCGACTACAGTCAAGAATTACAACAATCCTCCTTTTAGCAGCGACATTCCCTCTCTGTGTAACAACCTATGGCTCGGGTTTCGAGCGAACTCATAGCGTACAG gtcAGACATTCAATCCTGGAGGAACCCAAGAACTCAGACCAAAGAAAGTTCTTCTCAACCTTCCATCAGTCCAACAGCACCTACAACTTTCAATCCGACTCTCCAG GATTTGAAGCAGTTCAAGGAAAAGTAAATCTTGCTTCCAGTCATAATACTCAAGAATGGTTACAGATGAGACCCCTGGTGAGATGTTCCCCAGCTGCTATAATCCTAACAGCCAAAGGATGGAACTACATCCACCTTCTCGTGGACCGAG TGGGTTCTTCCCCTGTGTCGATACTTCACCTGCCTTCTCACTGTGGATACAATGTGAAGGCGACACTGAGAGAGCTAGTCCTCGTAGCTCCATATGATGGGTGCTATGTCTTGCGGCAG AATGGAAGCTATGTTTTACCAATGCGATGGTGGGGAATGCCCTTGAGCATTTCCTGTCCCATGGCGCATGATGCTGATTCTGCTCTTGCTCCTGCTCCTCCTTCTGGCTTTTGCTCATACTGGGGAATAATGTTAAAGATAGAGGGGTCTCAAAGAGGTGTAGGAAAGTACAGCATTAAAG TCAATAAGAAGTGGGTGCCACTTGTATCCAACACTTGTGCATATCGCATGGACTCTGCACCCGAAGACCTGATCCTCTTTATTCCTTTTCCAGCGCAGTGTACCAAG GATGGAGGCAGCACTTTGAATATCCTCTTGGATGGGAGCATGTATACTCTCTCTTGCCAGGCTCATCACTATTTTCCCCATTACCCTCAATATAAGACCTCTGCACAATTCTCTCAACCACTTCATCCATTGCACACTCAGTCAATCTCACATGACCCTACTCTAATCAAACCAGAGATACCGAAACCACAATTAGTCCCTGAAATAAcgtccataaaaaaaacacagcaacagaTATTGTTTCCGTCTAAGCAAAAAAACCCAGGTGGTTCCACAGGAATAACCATACAGCATCCTCAGCAGCTCTCTTTACCATCTGATGACATTTCACCCGTCCCTGCTGTACAATCTTCTGAAATTCCCCAAAAAACAAGTACAGAAATGAATATCCCACCATTTCAACCTTCATTTGGTCATTTGCAACTGAGCATGCCTATAGTGTATCCCCCTTATCAATATATTCCTCATCCCATATACCCTTATTACAACTCACAGAAACCCATGCCACCCAAATCACATCTAACTGTACATGAGTCAGCGCCACAACAAGACCCGAAGCCTCAGACAGTTACAAATTACGTACCTCAGACAGGACTGTGGACTCTGATGCACCAACCTCCTCAGATGCCTCAGTTGCCTTACCTTCCTCAGGTGCCCCATCTGCCTCAACCTCCTCAGGTGCCCCATCTGCCTCAACCTCCTCAGGTGCCCCATCTGCCTCAGCACCATAGATTTCCAGTAGTGGCAAATTATTCCTCTCATCTGACTCCAGTGCTCAGCTGCAAAGGGAAGCAGTTGAGGGCATTCTTGCCCTCTGCAAAAATAAACTCCATTAAAGTCAAAG ATGTAAAGAGGAAGGATTGGGCGCTGGTGTCATCTGCACCAGCACATTGTGGGTACTCATTGCATCATGAAAGCGGGGGTGTGGTTGTATCTTCCCCACTTCCTGCCTGTCACTCATATACTGTG TCCCCCTCggtactctctctttctctgaagTTTTGGGATCCTGTGAGGTCCCGACACCATACTGTACGACTCCAGTGTCATTACACTTCACCTTCTCCTACTTTAGAAGAGTCGTCTGCAACAGCAGCCAGCCTCATTCCCAAACCCATTTCCACACGTTTTCAAACACTTAAGCCTGAGATCCGACCCTTCCCATCCCCGTACCTTCCTCCAAGCCTCTCTGACTCATACTTCAAACCATCAAACCAACCATCAATTTTCACATCTTTGTACCCCCCCAAACCATCAGCCATGGCTTTCCAGCAGTCCAAAACCACAAAGGCACCTAAGCGCACATGGCCATCACAAAGCACACCCCAAGCTTCTCAGATGCATCAACCACAAGTTTTATGCCACTCAAAAGATATGAGCGTCATTTTACCTCCTGGACCACTCACAGACCTGACAGTTCAAT ctCCCACTTTTGGCCGTAATGGGAGTATAAAGGCTGTGCTATTAGATGAAGCCCCACATCACTGTGGATACTtgataaaaaagaaaccaaatGGCGGTATTAATATTCTCCTGCCCTATACATCCTGTCATATGGCTCATCAG GATGGACAGTACAGAATTATATTGAAGTATCAGACAGCGGACGGTCGTAGAGTTGAGGCCATCCTGTCGTGCCAGGTTCCCATGAGCTATG AATGCAATCTGCCATTTGAACAGCAGTTAGCTTGTGGGACAGGCTCTGTATCGGCAGACGATTGCCATGGGATGGGTTGCTGTTACTGCCCGGTTACTCGGGCCTGCTACTACCCGATGGATG AATGCACAGCTGATGGTCATTTTGTCTTCTCCATCCCTGCATCGCTCACAGAGCCACCCCTTTCACCCGCCCTCTTGGTTGCAGGTGGCAACATTTCCTGCACTCCTCAAAGGGTGGTGGCAGATTTTGCCCTCTTTAAGATCCCATTGGATGGCTGTGGCACTCGCAAATAT gaGGTGGGTAACACTGTGATCTATATGTTGGAGATCTTAAACACTTTGCATTCGGTCACTCAAAACTACGGAACCATAACTAGAGATTCACCATTCAG GTTGCTGGTTGAGTGCCGGTATATGCCTGGTACCGTGGCGAGCGTGGGTTACTTGGTTAAAAGCCCATCTCTCGGCCCATCCATTCAGGCCCAGGGAGTGTTTGGGGTTCAGCTCAGGATTGCAAAAG ACCAGCAGTATAGCAGCTACTACCCTCAATACCACCGGCCGCTTCGCACCCTACTTGGGAAACCTCTTTACCTGGAAGTGCGTCTGCTGAACCCTTTAGATCCCAGCGCCGTGCTGTTGGTGCATTACTGTGTTGCGTACCCTCGCTCTGCAAATTCGGCATGGGTCCTCATCTATGATGG TTGCCCAAACCCACTTGATATCGCACCATCCCATGAGCCCCCTCCCACTCCTCCACATGAACTGGCCAAGCATGTGAGAAGATTCACTGTGAGTACTTTCCAGTTCCTGGAAAACTCTAGGAAGGAAACGGCACCAGCTGTGGTAAAGGAGGAAGAG ATCTATTTCATGTGTGCCACTGAGGTGTGTTTACCCTCTGAAGGTCCATGTGTAGAAGGCTGTATTAACC gaGCTGTAGATTCCCCAGCAGTGAATCCCTGA
- the emp1 gene encoding epithelial membrane protein 1: protein MLKALTGLCTLHLTAIFLLFWATIDDAWWFTRTMYTDLWGRWVMEKNDDVWVYMDIPTSYRKDYLQAVQAFAVLACLFAVISLCVFLFQLFTLGKGKRFTISGVLQLMSCFCIMVALSVYTDHFHREERDGWYGWSYIMAWFAWLLTLINGTIYVILRKRVD, encoded by the exons ATGTTGAAAGCTTTGACTGGACTTTGCACCCTTCATCTCACAGctatctttttacttttttgggcCACTATTGATGAT GCTTGGTGGTTTACAAGAACCATGTATACAGATCTGTGGGGGAGATGGGTGATGGAGAAAAATGATGATGTCTGGGTATACATGGACATTCCGACATCTTACCGAAAAG ATTACTTGCAGGCAGTGCAGGCCTTTGCAGTGTTGGCCTGCCTCTTTGCTGTCAtctccctgtgtgtgtttctatttCAACTGTTTACACTGGGCAAAGGAAAGAGGTTTACAATCTCTGGAGTTCTGCAACTTATGTCAT gcTTTTGTATTATGGTGGCCCTATCTGTCTATACGGATCACTTCCACAGAGAAGAGAGGGACGGCTGGTATGGCTGGTCGTATATCATGGCTTGGTTCGCCTGGCTGCTAACTCTAATTAATGGTACCATCTACGTAATCCTGCGCAAGAGGGTGGATTAA